A region of Takifugu flavidus isolate HTHZ2018 chromosome 2, ASM371156v2, whole genome shotgun sequence DNA encodes the following proteins:
- the LOC130516515 gene encoding golgin subfamily A member 6-like protein 25 — MRQQLFLEEKKFQKLLDEETQKYHEKILQKEELMKQQLVVKEENFNRMLADVHQRWERTAQTWVQMNEELEHKFEESQRFRQQEEAKNKEELQRLSEAILQLELQVSKKQEKKSFCGWIRKKMRFWKK; from the exons atgaggcagcagctctttctggaagaaaaaaagttccAGAAACTTCTTGATGAAGAGACACAAAAATATCACGAGAAGATCCTGCAAAAAGAAGagttgatgaagcagcagctggtggttaaagaagagaactttaacaggatgctggctgatgttcatcagcggtgggagaggaccgctcagacatgggtccagatgaatgaagagctggagcacaagtTCGAGGAGAGCCAACGTTTCAGGCAACAGGAGGAGgcaaagaacaaagaggagctccagaggctctctgaagcgatcctccaacttgag cttcaagtatcaaagaagcaggagaaaaaaagcttctgtggatggatcaggaaaaagatgaggttctggaaaaaataa